Proteins from a genomic interval of Lactococcus protaetiae:
- a CDS encoding HAL/PAL/TAL family ammonia-lyase, translating to MAHKIILTGFDLQIVDVLRIAREDYVIELDSRAMQNVRKARQIVLKKANGTERIYGLNTGVGQNKDQLIALDSFENFNRNLIYSHLVAIGELVPEVQARAVVLIKLHSFLRGNAGVGEEIIFLLKELLNRHITPVMKATSSIGEADLGTLAFLGLVLMGEGEVYYQGRVLKTAEVFEKEGLKAVVLGVKDGLSIVSSNAYSQALSIFAIDEMRRLLSNMELIYSLTLEAVDGNITPFLYYRKTAPEGSGYRLAAEKILTNLTDSYLLENHQRKSMQDPLSFRNFPSVVASLYDSLTYLSKIVASNLTVSDENPYVDLEREEILSTSNYDTTSVALALEMVNTALSQLARMSVFRIIKLGDSSFTDLPRFLTANEQMLGFQTLQKTAVRLEVQINDLTNTTINNFYPISSGIEDYATNLLLILSKNAQILSYFNYILAIEGLSAAQAIDLRHVKRLGVASQQLYSKFRTLVPFLDQDYNLSELVEKIASELIENTLGIAASFGAAQL from the coding sequence ATGGCACATAAAATTATTTTGACAGGATTTGACCTTCAAATCGTTGATGTGTTAAGAATTGCGCGCGAAGATTATGTGATTGAACTTGATTCAAGAGCGATGCAAAATGTCCGAAAAGCGCGGCAAATTGTGCTTAAAAAAGCCAATGGAACAGAAAGAATTTATGGCTTAAATACGGGTGTCGGGCAAAACAAAGACCAGCTCATTGCCTTGGATTCTTTTGAAAACTTCAATCGGAACTTGATTTATTCTCACTTGGTGGCGATTGGCGAGTTGGTTCCAGAAGTTCAGGCCCGTGCTGTTGTTTTGATAAAGCTTCATTCATTTTTACGTGGTAATGCTGGTGTCGGCGAGGAAATTATCTTTCTTTTGAAAGAATTGCTTAACCGCCATATTACTCCTGTGATGAAAGCAACATCGTCAATTGGAGAGGCGGATTTGGGAACGCTGGCTTTTCTTGGTCTCGTTTTGATGGGAGAAGGAGAAGTTTATTATCAAGGGAGAGTTTTGAAAACGGCAGAAGTCTTTGAGAAAGAGGGACTAAAAGCCGTGGTGCTGGGTGTAAAAGATGGCTTATCTATTGTCTCTTCTAACGCTTATTCGCAAGCTTTATCTATTTTTGCGATTGATGAGATGAGGCGACTTTTATCAAATATGGAATTGATTTATTCGCTGACTTTGGAAGCTGTTGATGGAAATATTACGCCTTTTTTGTATTATCGTAAGACGGCTCCTGAGGGAAGTGGTTATCGGCTTGCCGCTGAGAAAATTTTGACAAATTTGACAGATTCTTATTTGCTTGAAAATCATCAGCGTAAGTCAATGCAAGACCCACTTTCTTTTAGAAATTTTCCTAGTGTTGTCGCGAGTCTTTATGATTCTTTGACTTATTTGTCAAAAATCGTTGCGTCAAATTTGACAGTTTCTGATGAAAATCCTTATGTGGATTTGGAACGTGAGGAAATCTTATCAACGAGTAATTATGATACGACATCAGTCGCACTAGCTCTCGAAATGGTAAATACTGCACTGTCACAGCTTGCACGAATGAGCGTTTTTAGAATCATCAAATTAGGGGATTCAAGTTTCACGGATTTGCCACGATTTTTGACGGCAAATGAGCAGATGTTAGGTTTTCAAACTTTGCAAAAAACGGCTGTACGATTGGAAGTACAAATCAATGATTTAACGAACACAACGATTAACAATTTTTATCCGATTTCTTCTGGGATTGAGGATTATGCGACAAATTTACTTTTAATTTTGTCCAAAAATGCGCAAATTCTTTCTTATTTTAATTATATTTTAGCGATTGAGGGGCTTTCAGCAGCGCAAGCGATAGATTTGCGCCATGTCAAACGGCTCGGTGTTGCGAGTCAACAGCTTTACAGTAAATTTAGAACACTCGTTCCATTTCTTGATCAAGATTATAATTTATCAGAGTTGGTTGAGAAAATTGCTTCGGAGTTGATTGAAAATACTTTGGGAATTGCGGCTTCATTTGGTGCAGCGCAATTATAG
- a CDS encoding DUF917 domain-containing protein yields MVRKLTKTDVLAAVKGGAVFASGGGAFYEHGLEMGYAALSLGDVHLISIDELPDDATLLTQTAIGAPAGTTDWQMQGKDYIKAVQLVQEQISEKIVGLWTPQNGKSSSTNGWITAAALGLYIVDVTGDIRAHPTGEMGDIGVNSRAEYITTQAAVGGKHETGKYVEVVVKGASKTTSKILRAASDQGGGFIATARHPLPVKYVKENAVIGGLSQAIHLGHTIIKAEKKGGAHVIDEIVKETKGEIVARGRVVSKRMRYTHQAFDIGTIVVEDEKGQRFTLYAQNEFMAIENEKGERISTYPDVQTVFRAEDAFPLSTNEIKKGQEVVVFKINQSHFQLSTGAKDPGVYPDVEKALGIELYRYSFPEK; encoded by the coding sequence ATGGTGAGAAAATTAACGAAAACAGATGTATTGGCAGCGGTAAAAGGTGGAGCAGTCTTTGCTTCTGGCGGTGGTGCTTTTTATGAGCATGGACTTGAGATGGGCTATGCTGCTTTGTCACTAGGCGATGTTCATCTCATCTCGATTGATGAGTTGCCTGATGATGCAACTTTATTGACTCAAACGGCGATTGGAGCACCTGCTGGCACGACAGACTGGCAAATGCAGGGGAAAGACTATATCAAGGCTGTTCAGCTCGTACAGGAACAAATTTCAGAGAAAATTGTTGGTTTATGGACGCCACAAAATGGGAAGTCTTCATCAACGAATGGCTGGATAACAGCCGCTGCTCTGGGTCTATATATTGTTGATGTGACGGGAGATATTCGCGCTCATCCTACTGGAGAAATGGGAGATATTGGGGTAAATTCCAGAGCAGAATATATCACAACTCAGGCGGCGGTTGGAGGAAAGCATGAAACAGGGAAATATGTTGAAGTCGTAGTCAAAGGTGCTTCAAAAACGACTTCAAAGATATTGCGTGCAGCTTCTGATCAAGGCGGCGGCTTCATTGCGACAGCGAGACATCCTTTGCCTGTGAAATATGTCAAAGAAAATGCAGTCATCGGTGGTTTATCTCAGGCGATTCATCTGGGTCACACCATCATCAAGGCGGAGAAAAAAGGTGGCGCTCATGTGATTGATGAAATCGTGAAGGAAACAAAAGGCGAGATTGTGGCGCGAGGGCGTGTGGTGTCAAAGCGTATGCGATATACTCATCAAGCGTTTGATATTGGAACGATTGTTGTTGAAGATGAGAAAGGACAACGCTTCACACTCTATGCGCAAAATGAATTTATGGCGATTGAAAATGAAAAAGGCGAAAGAATTTCGACTTATCCTGATGTTCAGACTGTTTTCAGAGCAGAAGATGCTTTCCCACTTTCTACCAATGAGATAAAAAAAGGACAGGAAGTTGTCGTCTTTAAGATTAATCAATCTCATTTTCAGCTTTCAACTGGCGCAAAAGACCCTGGGGTATATCCAGATGTAGAAAAGGCGCTGGGAATTGAGCTTTACCGCTATTCATTTCCTGAAAAATAG